A segment of the Amycolatopsis thermophila genome:
ACCCTCGCTTCAGCCTGGCCATGGGTAGATCACTCCGCTTCGGGTCTAGACCACGCGACTCACACGCCCTATTCAGACTCGCTTTCGCTACGGCTACCCCACACGGGTTAACCTCGCCACGCAGCACTAACTCGCAGGCTCATTCTTCAAAAGGCACGCCATCACAAAACCAAAGCTTCGCTCTGACGGCTTGTAGGCACACGGTTTCAGGTACTCTTTCACTCCCCTCCCGGGGTACTTTTCATCTTTCCCTCACGGTACTCGTCCGCTATCGGTCACCAGGAAGTATTTAGGCTTACCGAGTGGTCCCGGCAGATTCACAGCAAATTCCACGAGCTCGCTGCTACTCGGGAACACCACCACACAACACCAACACAGCTTTCGCGTACGGGACTCTCACCCACTCCGGTCCACCATCCCAGGCGGTTCCACTAACTGCGCGGCATCATGCCAGGAGTGTCAGCTCCTGGAAGGCAGGTCCCACAACCCCGCACACACAACCCCTGACAGGTATCACATGCGCACGGTTTAGCCTCCTCCGCTTTCGCTCGCCACTACTCACGGAATCACTAGTGTTTTCTCTTCCTACGGGTACTGAGATGTTTCACTTCCCCGCGTTCCCTCCACGCACCCTATATATTCAGATGCGGGTAACACCTCATAACAGGTGCTGGGTTTCCCCATTCGGACACCCTCGGATCACAGCTCGGTTGACAGCTCCCCGAGGCTTATCGCAGCCTCCCACGTCCTTCATCGGCTCCTGATGCCAAGACATCCACCATGTGCCCTTAACAACTTGACCACAAAGATGCTCGCATCCACTCTGCAATTCTCAAACACCACACCCAGAAACAACACACGTGTTGCCTCAGGACCCAACAGCGTATCAACAAGCACCCACCACCCACACCGTGGACCCTCGTTCCACACCAACCGAAGCCGGCAGTACTAAACGAACCCTTGGTACAAGCGATGAGCATCAGCCAGCCGTCCACAATTCCTCGAGCAACCAGACAACACCACACACGGGCGTTCAGCCTGGCCACTCCACGTCCCACCACAGTGAGCGTGGATGTGTTGTGCTCCTTAGAAAGGAGGTGATCCAGCCGCACCTTCCGGTACGGCTACCTTGTTACGACTTCGTCCCAATCGCCAGTCCCACCTTCGACCACTCCCTCCCCGCAAGCGGGGTTGGGCCATGGGCTTCGGGTGTTACCGACTTTCATGACGTGACGGGCGGTGTGTACAAGGCCCGGGAACGTATTCACCGCAGCGTTGCTGATCTGCGATTACTAGCGACTCCGACTTCACGCAGTCGAGTTGCAGACTGCGATCCGAACTGAGACCGGCTTTAAGGGATTCGCTCCACCTCACGGTATCGCAGCCCTCTGTACCAGCCATTGTAGCATGTGTGAAGCCCTGGACATAAGGGGCATGATGACTTGACGTCATCCCCACCTTCCTCCGAGTTGACCCCGGCAGTCTCCCGCGAGTCCCCGCCATTACGCGCTGGCAACACAGGACAAGGGTTGCGCTCGTTGCGGGACTTAACCCAACATCTCACGACACGAGCTGACGACAGCCATGCACCACCTGCACACCGGCCACAAGGGGGCCGACATCTCTGCCGGTTTCCAGTGCATGTCAAGCCCAGGTAAGGTTCTTCGCGTTGCATCGAATTAATCCACATGCTCCGCCGCTTGTGCGGGCCCCCGTCAATTCCTTTGAGTTTTAGCCTTGCGGCCGTACTCCCCAGGCGGGGCGCTTAATGCGTTAGCTACGGCACGGACAACGTGGAAGTCACCCACACCTAGCGCCCAACGTTTACAGCGTGGACTACCAGGGTATCTAATCCTGTTCGCTCCCCACGCTTTCGCTCCTCAGCGTCAGTATCGGCCCAGAGACCCGCCTTCGCCACCGGTGTTCCTCCTGATATCTGCGCATTTCACCGCTACACCAGGAATTCCAGTCTCCCCTACCGAACTCAAGCCTGCCCGTATCCACTGCAGGTCCGGAGTTAAGCCCCGGATTTTCACAGCAGACGCGACAAGCCGCCTACGAGCTCTTTACGCCCAATAATTCCGGACAACGCTTGCACCCTACGTATTACCGCGGCTGCTGGCACGTAGTTAGCCGGTGCTTCTTCTCCAGGTACCGTCACTTACGCTTCGTCCCTGGCGAAAGAGGTTTACAACCCGAAGGCCGTCATCCCTCACGCGGCGTCGCTGCATCAGGCTTCCGCCCATTGTGCAATATTCCCCACTGCTGCCTCCCGTAGGAGTCTGGGCCGTGTCTCAGTCCCAGTGTGGCCGGACACCCTCTCAGGCCGGCTACCCGTCGTCGCCTTGGTAGGCCATCACCCCACCAACAAGCTGATAGGCCGCGGGCCCATCCCGTACCGCCGAAACTTTCCACCCCACACCATGCGGCGCAAGGTCATATTCGGTATTAGACCCCGTTTCCAGGGCTTATCCCAAAGTACAGGGCAGGTTACCCACGTGTTACTCACCCGTTCGCCACTCATCCCCGGCCGAAACCGGTTCAGCGTTCGACTTGCATGTGTTAAGCACGCCGCCAGCGTTCGTCCTGAGCCAGGATCAAACTCTCCAACAATGTCAGAAAATCAAACCCGGCTATGATTCATAGCCTCAAAGGAACCCACAAAGGGTTCTAGCTAATCAAACTGGCTTTAGCTCATCAATACACTGTTGAGTTCTCAAACAACACGAAGCTGCTGCTTCTGCCAAGCTTTGTTTGTCTGCGGAGGGCGTCAGCAACCCTACTGGTTTAGTAGTAGTGGTTGGCGACCCACCCGCGGGCCGACCAAGAACTTTACCCGGTGCGGTTCGCGGTGTCAACACCGCCCGCCCCTGGCCCGTCCGCCGGGGCTTTCGGCCCCGTCGTCCCGGTCTCCCTGGCGACGAAGAGAAGATTACATGCCCCGGAACCCCCCTCGAACAGGGGGGTCCCTAAACGGCATTTCCCCTGGTCAGAGCACGGGTAGCAGGGTCCTCAGCTCGTACGGCGTCACCGAGCGGCGGTAGGCGTCCCACTCCGCGCGCTTGTTCCGGAGGAAGAAGTCGTAGACGTGCTCGCCCAGTGCGTCGGGCAGCAGTTCGGACTTCTCCATCTCGGCGAGCGCCTCGCCGAGGTTCTGCGGCAGCTGGTCGTAGCCGGCGGCCCGGCGTTCGGCATCGCTCATCGACCAGATGTTGTCCTCGGCCGCCGGCGGCAGCTCGTACCCCTTCTCGATGCCCTTCAACCCGGCGGCGATCACGACCGAGTAGGCGAGGTAGGGGTTGCAGGCCGAGTCGATCGTGCGGATCTCGACCCGCCGCGACGACGCCTTGCCCGGCGAGTAGTTCGGCACCCGCACCAGCGCGGACCGGTTCGCCCGGCCCCAGGACACCGTGGTCGGCGCCTCTCCCCCGCTGATCAGCCGCTTGTACGAGTTCACCCATTGGTTGGTCACCGCGGAGATCTCGCGGGCGTGGTAGAGCAGGCCGGCCACGAACGCCTTGCCCGTCTCGGACAACTCGTACGGGTCCTCGGGGTTGTGGAACGCGTTGCGGTCGCCCTCGAACAACGACACGTGCGTGTGCATCCCCGAACCGGGTTGCTCGGTGAACGGCTTGGGCATGAACGTCGCCCGCACCCCCTGGGTGAGCGCGACCTCCTTCACCACGTACCGGAAGGTCATGACGTTGTCGGCCATGGTCAGTGCGTCGGCGTAGCGCAGGTCGATCTCCTGCTGCCCGGGCGCGCCCTCGTGGTGGCTGAACTCGACCGAGATGCCCATCGCCTCCAGCGCCTCGATGGCGTGGCGACGGAAGTGCGTCGCGGTGGCGTGGCTGGCCTGGTCGAAGTACCCGCCGTTGTCCGCGGGCTCGGGCTCGCTGCCGTCCGAGGGCAACGACGAGAGCAGGAAGAATTCGATCTCCGGGTGCACGTAGCAGGTGAACCCGGCCTCGCCGGCCTTCGACAGCTGCCGCCTCAGCACGTGCCGCGGGTCGGCCCAGGACGGTGACCCGTCGGGCATGGCGATGTCGCAGAACATGCGCGCGGAGTAGTGCCCGCCCTCCGGTGTCTCCCAGGGCAGCACCTGGAACGTGGACGGGTCGGGCTTGGCGATCATGTCCGACTCGTAGACGCGCGCGAACCCCTCGATGGCGGAGCCGTCGAACCCGATCCCGTCACTGAACGCGCCCTCGAGCTCGGCCGGGGCGACGGCCACCGACTTGAGGAACCCCAAGACGTCGGTGAACCACAGTCGGACGAACCGGATGTCACGTTCTTCCAGCGTGCGCAGCACGAACTCCTGCTGGCGATCCATGGCCGCACCCTACGCAGGGCGTGTTAACGGCATGTTTCGTGGTTCGCGCGCTGCCACCACCGAGGGAATGAGCAGGGAC
Coding sequences within it:
- the glnA gene encoding type I glutamate--ammonia ligase is translated as MDRQQEFVLRTLEERDIRFVRLWFTDVLGFLKSVAVAPAELEGAFSDGIGFDGSAIEGFARVYESDMIAKPDPSTFQVLPWETPEGGHYSARMFCDIAMPDGSPSWADPRHVLRRQLSKAGEAGFTCYVHPEIEFFLLSSLPSDGSEPEPADNGGYFDQASHATATHFRRHAIEALEAMGISVEFSHHEGAPGQQEIDLRYADALTMADNVMTFRYVVKEVALTQGVRATFMPKPFTEQPGSGMHTHVSLFEGDRNAFHNPEDPYELSETGKAFVAGLLYHAREISAVTNQWVNSYKRLISGGEAPTTVSWGRANRSALVRVPNYSPGKASSRRVEIRTIDSACNPYLAYSVVIAAGLKGIEKGYELPPAAEDNIWSMSDAERRAAGYDQLPQNLGEALAEMEKSELLPDALGEHVYDFFLRNKRAEWDAYRRSVTPYELRTLLPVL